Sequence from the Sphingomonas sp. IW22 genome:
GCAACGGCTCGAAGCTCACCGGACGTGACCAACTCGAAGCCGCCCTGCGTCTGCTCGAACCCGGCGACACCCTGTTGGCGCTTCACCCCGATCGCCTTGCCCGAGATACCGGCGATCTGCTCACCATAGCCAAGCGGGTCATCGAGAAGAAGGCGGTGCTCAAGATCAACGACCCCGCGATTGTCATGGACGGCTCCGATATCATGGCCGAGGTCATGCTCACCGTCTTCGGGCTCGTGGGGATGATGGAGAAGCACTTCATCAAGGCGCGGCAACGTCGTGGAATCGAAGCCGCACGCCTGAAAGGGGCCTACAAGGGCCGTCCCGCAACGATCAGCCCCGATGCTGTGCGCGAACTTCGTGCCGAGGGTCTGGGTGCCACCCAGATCGCCAAGCGTCTCGGGATCGGCCGCGCATCGGTCTACCGGCTGCTCGCCGCCTGACCATCGAGCCATGTGAGGAACTCGTCGGCCGTCATCACCTGACCCGGCAGCGCTGCTTCCCACTCGACCATCTCAATGAAGTGAGGATCGAGCGGACTGCCCCGGCAGATCGGGCAGGGACGACCCACGTCACCATCACCAAAACCTTG
This genomic interval carries:
- a CDS encoding recombinase family protein, encoding MGKTLGYARISSNQGQDITSQKTMLESLGAVVVFSDVGNGSKLTGRDQLEAALRLLEPGDTLLALHPDRLARDTGDLLTIAKRVIEKKAVLKINDPAIVMDGSDIMAEVMLTVFGLVGMMEKHFIKARQRRGIEAARLKGAYKGRPATISPDAVRELRAEGLGATQIAKRLGIGRASVYRLLAA